In Rutidosis leptorrhynchoides isolate AG116_Rl617_1_P2 chromosome 2, CSIRO_AGI_Rlap_v1, whole genome shotgun sequence, one genomic interval encodes:
- the LOC139891411 gene encoding uncharacterized protein, whose amino-acid sequence MEFKMSYLDLILVPLSFTITISYHLYLWHKVRTQPLSTVIGTNAHGRRLWVSTIMKDNDKKNILAVQTIRNTIMGSTLMATTSILLCSGLAAVISSTYSVKKPLNDTIYGAHGEFMVALKYVTLLVLFLFAFMCYSLSIRFISQVNFLINCPQDSTIVTSTYVFELLEKSFTLNAIGNRIFYMALPVVLWIFGPVLVLLCSLTMVPVLYNLDFLFGDLKRGRMSEIANEV is encoded by the exons ATGGAGTTCAAGATGAGCTATCTTGATCTAATCTTAGTCCCCTTATCTTTTACAATAACTATCAGCTATCACCTTTATTTATGGCATAAGGTTCGAACTCAGCCACTCTCGACTGTTATCGGTACCAATGCTCATGGACGCCGTTTATGGGTATCAACAATTATGAAG GATAATGATAAGAAAAACATCTTAGCCGTACAAACAATCCGAAACACGATAATGGGATCAACTCTAATGGCCACCACTTCAATACTTTTGTGTTCGGGTTTAGCAGCAGTTATAAGTAGTACTTATAGCGTCAAAAAACCACTTAACGACACAATTTATGGAGCGCACGGAGAGTTTATGGTGGCGTTAAAGTATGTAACGCTACTTGTTCTATTTCTATTCGCATTCATGTGTTATTCTCTATCGATTAGATTCATAAGCCAAGTGAATTTCTTGATCAATTGCCCACAAGATTCAACAATTGTGACATCTACTTATGTATTTGAGCTTTTAGAGAAGAGTTTCACACTTAATGCAATAGGAAACCGCATATTTTATATGGCGCTTCCTGTTGTGCTATGGATTTTTGGGCCGGTGCTCGTGTTACTTTGTTCGCTTACAATGGTTCCGGTTCTTTATAATCTTGATTTCTTGTTTGGTGATTTAAAGAGAGGAAGGATGAGTGAGATAGCAAATGAGGTGTAA